One Spirochaeta africana DSM 8902 genomic window carries:
- a CDS encoding NlpC/P60 family protein, which produces MRYNLPTTLLMTTLLVFSCVSVDNSMAGYREVLARPAREQALREQLVAAALRLEGARELVVAGRAQAIDCTVIIKAVYREAGIDLSAGLSRYQGSRVERLHAYLGDQRLLHTGSEGVDLQPGDLIFWDNTYDRNGSGRPDDELTHVGMVIDVAENGDVRYIHHNYARGVVVEHMNLAKPSVHRRPDAAGGGIANSFLRSRQAPPYERRLAGELFNSAGQAPRLGL; this is translated from the coding sequence ATGCGCTATAATCTGCCGACAACCCTGCTGATGACGACGCTGCTGGTGTTTTCGTGCGTTTCGGTGGACAACTCGATGGCGGGATACCGCGAGGTGCTGGCGCGTCCGGCGCGTGAGCAGGCACTGCGGGAGCAGCTGGTGGCGGCGGCGCTGCGTCTTGAGGGTGCGCGGGAGCTGGTGGTTGCCGGGAGGGCGCAGGCGATCGACTGCACGGTGATTATCAAGGCGGTGTATCGCGAGGCAGGGATAGATCTGTCGGCGGGGTTATCGCGCTACCAGGGCAGTCGGGTTGAGCGGCTGCATGCGTATCTGGGGGATCAGCGGCTGCTGCACACCGGGAGCGAGGGGGTCGATCTGCAGCCAGGTGACCTGATTTTCTGGGACAATACCTACGACCGTAACGGCAGCGGGCGGCCCGACGACGAGCTGACCCATGTGGGGATGGTGATAGACGTGGCGGAGAACGGGGATGTACGCTACATCCATCACAACTATGCCCGCGGGGTGGTGGTGGAGCACATGAATCTGGCCAAGCCGTCGGTGCATCGACGGCCGGATGCAGCCGGGGGCGGGATTGCCAACAGCTTTCTGCGTTCCCGGCAGGCACCGCCCTACGAACGACGACTGGCCGGGGAGCTGTTCAACTCGGCGGGGCAGGCGCCGCGGCTGGGGCTGTGA
- a CDS encoding DUF3006 domain-containing protein, translating into MKRFAIIDAIHDGVARLELADGGWTELPLQRLPAGCREGDVLATVETVVKADAQTGPDWIPELVVDREATAAAARRIRAKLNRLREER; encoded by the coding sequence ATGAAGCGGTTTGCGATAATCGATGCGATCCACGACGGGGTGGCGCGACTGGAGCTGGCGGACGGCGGCTGGACCGAGTTGCCGCTGCAGCGGCTGCCGGCTGGCTGCCGCGAGGGCGATGTGCTGGCGACTGTGGAGACGGTAGTGAAAGCTGATGCACAGACGGGGCCGGACTGGATTCCCGAGCTGGTTGTTGATCGGGAGGCGACCGCTGCGGCGGCACGGCGGATTCGTGCCAAACTGAACCGGTTGCGAGAGGAACGATGA
- a CDS encoding Fur family transcriptional regulator: MHRTKSGLPAALKQAGLRMTPQRMAICEALSQRFDHPTAQSLYDQVKQIYPSLSLTTVYQTLDTLLKLGAITSLGSAGDDTIHFEVNTDPHINLACLTCHRICDLESSAIRELEREVQEAIGSKVLSGRVVYYSECLEHSDPRACRWNPAIAGQQAITSSPTEEE, encoded by the coding sequence ATGCACAGAACAAAGTCCGGGTTACCCGCTGCCCTGAAGCAGGCCGGGCTGCGAATGACCCCGCAGCGTATGGCGATTTGCGAGGCATTGAGCCAGCGGTTTGATCATCCGACCGCCCAGTCACTATACGATCAGGTCAAGCAGATCTACCCGTCCTTGAGTTTGACCACGGTATACCAGACCCTGGACACACTGCTCAAGCTGGGTGCCATAACCAGCCTCGGCAGCGCCGGTGATGACACCATCCATTTTGAGGTCAACACCGATCCCCACATCAATCTTGCCTGCCTGACCTGTCACCGCATCTGCGATCTGGAGAGCAGCGCGATACGTGAACTCGAGCGGGAGGTACAGGAGGCGATTGGATCGAAGGTACTGAGCGGGCGGGTTGTGTACTACAGCGAATGCCTTGAACACAGTGATCCCCGCGCATGTCGCTGGAACCCGGCTATCGCCGGCCAGCAGGCGATAACCAGCTCGCCTACGGAGGAAGAATGA
- a CDS encoding heavy metal translocating P-type ATPase, translating to MKTPTTLSCPAESHSRCCVITIYRAVQQEAGLHQVIWNTSERELEIVYDRELEGAPAFEQTVSQLAHHLEERSATCRDREQTRFRKGCGICLDQLRQKADAANESVDCRREDCGALEVLNDEAVDFSRGIFRIHDGSGAANDAAAGTETDAQRSPWLHRRLRLGTPSAEEVQQHHRLKSIPWEPVFVVLTLCGMIAGAVAERVLPGPAVWVFYGLAYLFGGYFGVRASIDSLQAKRVDIDLLMVLAALGAAGVGAPFEGALLLFLFSLSNVLQDFALDRTRSAIKALSRLRPDTALVVDAPDSQHGNLVPVEKISIDTLVQVKPGSRIPLDGVIVRGASSIDQSSITGESLPVEKTEGAEVLAGTINQDGEFVLRVTKTSSDSTIARVITLVEQAREQQAKTERFLDRFEQYYAWVVIGITIAAGLLPPLLLQTDWELSIYRAITLMVAASPCALIISTPASILSSIGNGARRGILFKGGVHVEQAGIIKAVAFDKTGTLTEGKPRVTDILPLQGQDESELLSAAAALESKSEHVIAQAVLAAANKRGISFSRPQQFRSESGVGVRGSVDGRELLLGSPSLLDQLPADTPQLEDVRSRVLQLQRETKTVIILVEAGNQQRILGLITLMDNLRPGVREIIRDLKDNGIEHVVMLTGDNQAAAEAIAAEAGIDTVFPELLPEHKLDAIRRIEAEYGPTAMIGDGVNDAPALAGARLGIAMGAAGTDVALETADIVLLSDDLQKIPYLIALSRQTRRTLITNISVALGLILLMVVGIYTIDLPLPLAVVGHEGGTVLVSLNGVRLLMYKRRRQASTAEGRPG from the coding sequence ATGAAAACCCCCACCACGTTGTCCTGTCCTGCAGAATCGCACAGCCGTTGCTGTGTGATTACCATCTATCGCGCGGTTCAGCAGGAGGCCGGCCTGCACCAGGTAATCTGGAATACCAGTGAGCGCGAACTCGAAATAGTCTACGATCGCGAACTCGAGGGGGCACCGGCATTCGAGCAGACTGTCAGCCAACTGGCACACCATCTGGAAGAACGATCGGCTACCTGTCGCGACCGTGAACAGACCCGTTTCCGGAAAGGATGCGGCATCTGCCTTGATCAGCTGCGGCAGAAAGCAGACGCTGCCAATGAGTCCGTTGACTGCCGCCGCGAGGACTGCGGTGCATTGGAGGTACTGAACGATGAAGCAGTCGATTTCTCGCGTGGAATCTTCCGGATTCACGACGGCAGCGGTGCAGCGAATGATGCTGCAGCTGGTACAGAGACTGATGCACAGCGCAGCCCGTGGCTGCACCGACGACTGCGCCTGGGAACCCCCTCGGCAGAAGAAGTACAGCAGCACCATCGGCTGAAATCGATCCCCTGGGAACCCGTGTTCGTAGTGTTGACACTGTGCGGTATGATTGCCGGTGCGGTTGCCGAGCGGGTGTTGCCAGGTCCTGCGGTCTGGGTGTTCTATGGACTGGCATATCTGTTCGGGGGGTACTTCGGGGTTCGTGCCAGCATCGACAGTCTGCAGGCCAAACGGGTCGATATCGATCTGTTAATGGTACTGGCAGCGCTGGGGGCTGCGGGTGTAGGAGCCCCGTTCGAGGGTGCATTGCTGCTGTTCCTGTTCTCGCTCTCGAATGTGCTGCAGGATTTTGCTCTGGATCGCACGCGCAGCGCTATCAAGGCACTATCGCGTTTGCGACCGGACACGGCGTTGGTGGTTGATGCACCGGACAGTCAGCACGGGAATCTGGTACCTGTCGAAAAGATCAGCATCGACACCCTGGTGCAGGTAAAGCCGGGAAGTCGGATTCCCCTGGACGGGGTAATCGTCCGCGGCGCCAGCAGCATTGATCAGTCCAGTATTACCGGAGAGTCACTGCCAGTCGAAAAAACCGAGGGAGCCGAGGTCCTGGCTGGTACCATCAACCAGGACGGGGAGTTCGTGCTGCGGGTCACCAAAACCAGCAGCGACTCCACCATCGCGCGGGTGATCACCCTGGTGGAACAGGCCCGCGAGCAGCAGGCCAAAACCGAGCGCTTCCTGGACCGGTTCGAGCAATACTATGCCTGGGTAGTTATCGGGATTACTATTGCCGCCGGTCTGCTCCCGCCGCTGCTACTACAGACAGACTGGGAGCTGAGCATCTACCGGGCGATCACTCTGATGGTGGCGGCCAGCCCCTGTGCGCTGATCATCAGTACCCCGGCTTCGATTCTTTCCTCAATCGGAAACGGGGCTCGTCGCGGGATACTCTTTAAAGGTGGGGTGCATGTCGAACAGGCCGGGATTATCAAGGCGGTCGCCTTTGACAAGACCGGCACCCTTACCGAGGGCAAACCGCGCGTAACCGATATCCTGCCGTTGCAGGGGCAGGATGAGTCCGAACTGCTGAGTGCAGCCGCAGCCCTGGAGAGCAAGAGCGAGCATGTTATTGCCCAGGCGGTGCTGGCGGCAGCCAACAAGCGTGGCATCAGCTTCTCCCGACCGCAACAGTTCCGCAGCGAGTCCGGGGTAGGCGTACGCGGCAGTGTTGATGGCAGAGAGCTGCTGCTGGGCAGTCCATCGCTGCTGGACCAGCTGCCCGCGGACACCCCGCAGCTTGAGGATGTACGCAGCCGGGTTCTCCAGCTGCAGCGGGAAACCAAAACCGTAATCATTCTGGTAGAAGCCGGCAATCAGCAGCGGATTCTGGGTCTGATAACCCTGATGGACAACCTCCGGCCGGGGGTACGCGAGATAATCCGGGACCTGAAGGACAACGGTATCGAGCATGTAGTAATGCTGACCGGCGACAATCAGGCAGCTGCTGAAGCAATTGCCGCCGAGGCAGGTATCGACACGGTGTTCCCTGAACTGTTGCCTGAGCACAAGCTGGATGCAATCCGCCGGATCGAGGCTGAGTACGGCCCCACGGCAATGATTGGTGACGGGGTGAACGACGCCCCCGCCCTGGCTGGCGCACGTCTGGGGATCGCTATGGGTGCCGCAGGCACCGATGTCGCGCTCGAGACTGCGGATATCGTGCTTTTGTCGGATGATCTGCAGAAGATTCCCTACCTGATCGCCCTCAGTCGTCAGACCAGACGAACCCTGATAACCAACATATCGGTTGCCCTGGGGCTGATCCTGTTGATGGTCGTCGGTATTTATACCATAGACCTGCCGCTGCCGCTGGCGGTTGTCGGGCATGAAGGCGGTACCGTTCTGGTGTCGCTGAACGGGGTGCGCCTGCTCATGTACAAACGGCGCCGGCAGGCATCGACCGCTGAAGGCCGGCCGGGATGA
- a CDS encoding YqaA family protein — protein sequence MSSLRQRFAASGIFPVPTAVLADGRPVTSDIHGQTLVSAACRVPRTSPGVGSIPGLPAIDGPAVLKGALAAAGLLLFFYSALVPLAAHVESIGSMLAEHVGLWGVGLYVFVVDTLILPASTDLLMPFVLQWPAGSLLIVISGASILAGIAGYGVGRTLIRIPVISRRMQSWEQRHIRLIERHGMWAVAAAAALPLPFSTISWLAGALHVRLSRYILGALFRIPRMVVTFYLLREGMLLLG from the coding sequence ATGAGTTCATTACGACAGAGGTTCGCGGCCTCCGGGATATTTCCAGTACCGACCGCCGTACTGGCCGATGGCCGGCCGGTAACCTCGGACATACATGGGCAGACGCTGGTGTCTGCAGCCTGTCGGGTTCCCCGTACATCGCCCGGCGTGGGCAGCATTCCCGGTTTGCCGGCGATTGACGGCCCGGCGGTACTGAAGGGTGCCCTGGCGGCAGCGGGGCTGCTGCTGTTTTTCTACTCTGCCCTGGTACCGCTGGCAGCGCATGTCGAGAGCATCGGTTCGATGTTGGCAGAACATGTAGGCTTATGGGGTGTCGGGCTGTATGTATTCGTGGTTGATACCCTGATACTGCCGGCAAGCACGGATTTACTCATGCCTTTCGTTCTGCAGTGGCCGGCAGGTTCCCTGTTGATCGTGATAAGCGGGGCTTCGATTCTGGCTGGTATCGCGGGCTACGGCGTCGGCCGGACACTGATCAGGATACCCGTAATTTCCAGGCGAATGCAGTCCTGGGAGCAACGGCATATCCGATTGATTGAGCGCCACGGCATGTGGGCGGTAGCAGCGGCGGCAGCCCTGCCGCTGCCGTTTTCCACCATATCATGGCTGGCTGGCGCGCTGCATGTGCGACTGTCTCGCTATATTCTGGGAGCCTTGTTCCGGATTCCGCGCATGGTGGTAACCTTTTATCTGCTGCGGGAGGGGATGCTGCTGCTGGGATGA
- a CDS encoding methyltransferase, protein MTQSAEFPQGTLQLQRYPDTGNPTLRAWDAADELLLQRLAATGTAEIGRVLIVHDNFGALGCALQGLQPDWHHDSLLAATALTGNLRLNGLEPAGIRRVALEQAAETAPGTVAERRYDTILLKMPKQLAYLEYLLRQLRARMHPDSRLLLGGMSRAVPRAVYELCGQLFSDGDAGRAVKKARVIELGIDRLPEEAPPAALACAEQESWEGVRLVKLPNTFARRQLDVGSRLLAELLIRQGAAGVSTSAPGAPPAILDIGCGNGLLSAAAGLAWPRARITAIDESYLAVKSAAASLAATAAANPGYQSLATAQVLQMDGGDMRLSDSYDLMLCNPPFHEQGAVNRRLAQRLLQDARRLLTDNGLVLVVANTSLGYAGVLRRDGWQVAELARRSGFSVLELRSP, encoded by the coding sequence ATGACACAGTCGGCTGAGTTTCCCCAAGGCACCCTGCAGCTGCAGCGCTATCCGGATACCGGCAACCCTACCCTGCGGGCCTGGGATGCAGCCGACGAGCTGCTGCTGCAGCGGCTGGCCGCAACCGGAACAGCAGAGATCGGGCGGGTCCTGATTGTGCATGACAACTTCGGGGCGCTGGGGTGCGCCCTGCAGGGGCTGCAGCCGGACTGGCACCATGACTCCCTGCTGGCAGCAACGGCGCTAACCGGCAACCTGCGGCTGAACGGGCTGGAACCGGCCGGGATTCGCCGGGTGGCGCTGGAGCAGGCAGCCGAAACGGCCCCCGGTACGGTCGCCGAGCGGCGGTACGACACCATCCTGCTGAAGATGCCAAAGCAGCTGGCCTATCTGGAATATCTGCTGCGTCAGCTGCGGGCCCGGATGCATCCGGACAGCCGGCTGCTGCTGGGAGGGATGTCCCGGGCAGTCCCGCGCGCGGTCTACGAGCTGTGCGGGCAGCTGTTTTCCGATGGTGATGCCGGGCGGGCGGTGAAAAAGGCCCGGGTAATCGAGCTGGGGATCGACCGGCTGCCGGAAGAAGCCCCGCCGGCGGCACTGGCATGTGCCGAGCAGGAATCATGGGAAGGGGTGCGCCTGGTCAAGCTGCCCAATACCTTCGCCCGTCGACAGCTGGATGTGGGGTCCCGCCTGCTGGCAGAGCTGCTGATCCGTCAAGGTGCTGCCGGGGTGTCGACATCGGCACCCGGGGCACCGCCAGCGATCCTGGATATCGGCTGCGGGAACGGTCTGCTTTCGGCAGCGGCCGGGCTGGCCTGGCCGAGGGCCCGGATAACCGCGATTGATGAGTCGTACCTGGCGGTAAAATCAGCGGCGGCCAGCCTGGCCGCAACCGCGGCTGCCAATCCTGGCTACCAGAGCCTGGCGACTGCGCAGGTACTGCAGATGGATGGCGGCGATATGCGGCTTTCCGACAGCTACGATCTGATGCTGTGCAACCCGCCGTTCCATGAGCAGGGGGCGGTAAACCGGCGGCTGGCACAGCGGCTGCTGCAGGATGCCCGCCGGCTGCTGACAGACAACGGGCTGGTGCTGGTGGTGGCCAACACTTCACTCGGATACGCTGGGGTGCTGCGCCGCGATGGCTGGCAGGTGGCCGAGCTGGCGCGGCGCAGTGGTTTCAGTGTTCTGGAGCTGCGGAGCCCATAA
- a CDS encoding FAD-dependent oxidoreductase → MKRILVIGGVAAGATAAARVRRLDATAEITILEAGADVSFANCGLPYYIGGEIQHRSSLLLASPETFDDQYRIRVYTHTIADSIDRQERRVTVRNTRTGEQQDFSYDALILAQGGKPIVPPLPGVEQENVFQLWTLSDMDAIQRYIGEHQPSSAVVVGGGFIGLEMVEALAQRGLKVSLVEMAPHVMPNLVAEMAGFLTRELQDHGVELYLERSLQAIEGDTAILSDGTRVPAGMILLSVGVKPTLELARAAGLETGEAGGLVVNSQLQTTDPHIYAAGDMAEIEHRVLGRPVRVPLAGPANRQGRIAAENALGGTREYRGALGTSIVKLFGAVAGSTGLSVQAAAAAGIAAEAVTVHKTSHTAYYPGAEKVSLQLIFEAETGRILGGQAAGRVGVDKRLDVVATAIAGGLTLEDLAELDLAYAPPFNSPNGPVNMAAFTAGNHHSGFSPVVRADQFEEFVSRHEPVVVDLRDPISYRRASLAGSVNLSHNQLRERMDELPPEQTVVVISDDGQKGHVALRMLAGAGHTRVYNLSGGYISLERHARAAGFRQLQVGLLPIEPVRAGAAGAAGGSGVHAAEGHSASAAGTGSPDQNAAAQDGPLVVDVRTAMEFQMGAYPGARHIELDEIHERVDELGGSERHIVLYCASGARSAYGVRILQSLGFTRVENGGGLHDMMTREY, encoded by the coding sequence ATGAAGCGAATTCTGGTAATCGGCGGTGTTGCCGCAGGTGCTACTGCCGCGGCCCGGGTGCGGCGCCTGGATGCCACTGCCGAGATCACTATTCTCGAGGCTGGCGCGGACGTCAGTTTCGCCAACTGCGGACTGCCGTACTACATTGGCGGTGAGATCCAACACCGATCTTCCCTGTTGCTGGCCAGCCCGGAAACCTTTGATGATCAGTATCGGATTCGGGTGTATACCCATACAATTGCTGATTCCATTGACCGGCAGGAACGACGGGTTACTGTCCGTAATACCCGCACCGGTGAACAGCAGGATTTCTCCTACGATGCGCTTATTCTTGCCCAGGGAGGAAAACCGATTGTACCACCGCTGCCGGGGGTAGAGCAGGAGAATGTATTCCAGTTGTGGACCCTGTCGGACATGGATGCAATCCAGCGCTATATCGGGGAACACCAGCCGTCATCTGCGGTAGTGGTGGGCGGCGGGTTTATCGGGTTGGAGATGGTAGAGGCTCTGGCACAGCGCGGGCTCAAGGTCAGTCTGGTCGAGATGGCTCCCCACGTCATGCCGAATCTTGTCGCCGAGATGGCTGGTTTTCTGACCAGGGAGCTTCAGGATCACGGGGTTGAATTATATCTTGAGCGGTCGCTGCAGGCGATAGAGGGAGACACCGCAATTCTCTCGGATGGCACCCGGGTGCCGGCCGGGATGATACTGCTGTCGGTCGGGGTAAAACCGACCCTGGAGCTGGCCCGAGCCGCTGGTCTCGAGACCGGGGAGGCCGGGGGGCTGGTAGTCAATTCCCAATTACAGACCACCGATCCGCATATCTATGCAGCCGGTGATATGGCCGAGATTGAGCATCGCGTGCTGGGGCGTCCGGTCCGGGTTCCCCTTGCTGGCCCGGCCAACCGCCAGGGGCGGATTGCTGCCGAGAACGCCCTGGGCGGCACGCGCGAGTATCGCGGTGCTCTGGGTACTTCGATTGTAAAGCTCTTTGGTGCAGTCGCTGGATCTACCGGCCTGAGCGTTCAGGCCGCCGCTGCCGCAGGCATCGCCGCCGAGGCGGTGACAGTGCATAAAACCAGTCACACTGCCTACTATCCCGGTGCAGAAAAAGTCAGTCTGCAGCTTATATTCGAGGCTGAGACCGGGAGAATTCTCGGTGGACAGGCCGCCGGACGGGTAGGGGTGGACAAGCGCCTGGACGTGGTGGCCACCGCTATAGCCGGCGGCCTTACCCTGGAAGACCTGGCCGAGCTGGACCTGGCCTATGCGCCGCCGTTCAACAGCCCCAACGGCCCGGTAAACATGGCTGCCTTCACCGCCGGGAACCACCACAGCGGCTTCAGCCCGGTCGTCCGGGCTGATCAGTTCGAGGAGTTTGTCTCCCGGCATGAACCGGTGGTAGTCGATCTGCGTGACCCGATCAGCTACCGGCGCGCCAGCCTGGCCGGCAGTGTGAACCTGAGTCACAACCAGTTGCGTGAGCGTATGGATGAGCTGCCGCCTGAACAGACGGTGGTGGTGATAAGCGATGACGGACAGAAAGGGCATGTTGCCCTCAGAATGCTCGCAGGTGCCGGACATACCAGGGTCTACAACCTGTCTGGCGGGTACATCTCGCTGGAGCGTCATGCCCGCGCAGCTGGATTCCGACAGCTCCAGGTGGGTCTGTTGCCGATCGAACCGGTACGAGCAGGGGCTGCCGGTGCTGCCGGTGGCTCCGGCGTGCATGCCGCCGAGGGGCACTCTGCCAGTGCTGCTGGTACGGGATCACCCGACCAGAACGCCGCCGCACAGGATGGCCCCCTGGTGGTGGATGTCCGCACTGCCATGGAGTTCCAAATGGGTGCGTATCCCGGGGCACGACATATCGAACTGGATGAAATTCACGAACGGGTGGATGAGCTCGGGGGATCTGAACGCCACATCGTTCTGTACTGTGCCAGTGGGGCCCGATCGGCTTACGGCGTACGCATCCTGCAGAGCCTGGGGTTTACCCGGGTCGAAAACGGCGGTGGACTGCACGACATGATGACCAGGGAGTATTAG
- a CDS encoding GGDEF domain-containing protein, which produces MDNDEGSVGHSFWKPLRLRENERADFSQMLAPQNSSRTAVVGAILWAFAALAAVLELFSLLSGHIVFYLIQLMVMTFGLTLIFIAQRSRMEIPSRFGEYIVITAAIVWMYFAVRERVEVGYGLSEFVIGVLALAMLRNMRPYHATAAFLLLSAGYAGVLYHAGYLELQPWMNGLLFCIFAILLSWNSYNAKVHEFRSQQLAVRLAGNNRVLQALAMQDPLTKLPNRRYFDSVLERWQCEPDGCVEANTLILADIDRFKEYNDAHGHPEGDRCLQQVAHALSQAIRHEGAVCRLGGEEFAVILEGVTAAEAGIAAERLRREVALRTPITMSFGLAEMHPGDRDYQDIYQRADAALYRAKQAGRDRVMLDN; this is translated from the coding sequence ATGGACAATGATGAGGGTTCGGTGGGCCACAGTTTCTGGAAACCGCTGCGGCTGCGCGAAAATGAGCGGGCAGACTTCTCGCAGATGCTTGCGCCGCAGAACAGCTCACGTACAGCGGTTGTAGGTGCTATCCTCTGGGCATTTGCCGCGCTTGCGGCTGTTTTGGAGTTGTTCAGCCTCCTGTCTGGTCACATCGTATTCTATCTGATTCAGTTGATGGTAATGACCTTCGGCTTAACCCTGATCTTCATTGCACAACGATCCCGGATGGAAATTCCCAGTCGGTTTGGGGAGTATATTGTGATTACAGCGGCAATAGTCTGGATGTATTTTGCCGTTCGTGAGCGTGTCGAGGTTGGCTACGGTCTCTCTGAGTTTGTAATCGGGGTGCTTGCGCTGGCCATGCTGCGCAACATGCGACCCTATCATGCGACCGCAGCATTTTTGCTGCTGTCTGCTGGCTACGCTGGAGTGTTATATCATGCGGGCTATCTCGAGCTGCAGCCCTGGATGAATGGACTGCTGTTCTGCATCTTTGCGATCCTGCTCTCCTGGAACAGCTATAACGCCAAGGTACACGAGTTCCGCAGCCAGCAGCTGGCGGTACGGCTGGCTGGAAACAATCGTGTTCTGCAAGCCCTGGCGATGCAGGACCCCCTCACCAAACTCCCGAATCGCCGCTACTTTGACTCGGTCCTGGAACGCTGGCAATGCGAACCCGACGGGTGCGTTGAGGCAAATACCCTGATCCTGGCAGATATTGACCGGTTCAAGGAGTATAACGATGCCCATGGTCATCCGGAAGGGGATCGCTGCCTGCAGCAGGTGGCCCATGCCCTGAGCCAGGCAATCCGCCACGAAGGGGCGGTGTGTCGACTGGGTGGTGAGGAGTTTGCGGTCATTCTGGAAGGGGTAACCGCAGCCGAGGCCGGGATAGCTGCCGAGCGACTGCGACGCGAGGTTGCACTGCGTACCCCGATTACCATGTCGTTTGGCCTGGCCGAGATGCACCCGGGGGATCGTGATTACCAGGATATCTATCAGCGGGCCGATGCTGCCCTGTATCGGGCAAAACAGGCTGGTCGCGACCGGGTAATGCTGGATAACTGA
- a CDS encoding ComEC/Rec2 family competence protein: MGKRMRVCRAVLLAVLLLGVLPLAAAAGGLRLHVVDVGQGGGMVLETAEAVVLFDAGQYGDMAEYLLAAGITRVDLAIASHGHADHIGGFPAVLQAVPVEQVWYNGQTHTTLTFERFVDAVLDAQTGYHEPSRGESVELGELRLTVLHPTGSAADYAGHLHDQNIVVLAEFRDFRVLLTGDAEIATELELADAGLLQPVTVLQLGHHGSRTSSSPQLLQAVEPEIVVYQAGQDNRYGHPHPEVITRVRELTSARILGTDTHGTIVLHSDGQETSIVTEREAAP, translated from the coding sequence ATGGGTAAAAGGATGCGTGTGTGTCGGGCGGTATTGCTGGCGGTGCTGCTGCTGGGTGTGCTGCCGCTGGCGGCGGCCGCCGGAGGGCTGCGGCTGCATGTGGTGGATGTTGGCCAGGGCGGCGGGATGGTTCTGGAGACGGCCGAGGCGGTGGTTCTGTTTGATGCGGGGCAGTATGGGGACATGGCGGAGTATCTGCTGGCCGCCGGGATTACCCGGGTGGATCTGGCGATCGCCAGCCACGGGCATGCCGACCATATCGGCGGGTTTCCGGCGGTACTGCAGGCGGTGCCGGTGGAACAGGTATGGTACAACGGGCAAACACACACGACCCTGACCTTCGAGCGGTTTGTGGATGCGGTTCTGGATGCACAGACGGGGTATCATGAGCCGTCGCGGGGAGAGTCGGTGGAACTTGGTGAACTGCGGCTGACGGTGCTGCACCCAACCGGGTCGGCGGCGGACTACGCCGGACACCTGCATGACCAGAACATCGTGGTGCTGGCCGAGTTCCGGGATTTCCGGGTACTGCTGACCGGGGATGCCGAGATCGCCACCGAGCTGGAGCTGGCGGATGCCGGGCTGCTGCAGCCGGTAACGGTGCTGCAGCTGGGGCACCATGGCTCACGCACCTCCAGCTCACCGCAGCTGCTGCAGGCAGTGGAGCCGGAGATAGTGGTGTATCAGGCCGGGCAGGATAATCGCTACGGGCATCCGCATCCGGAGGTGATTACGCGGGTCCGCGAACTGACGTCTGCACGTATCCTGGGTACCGATACCCATGGCACCATTGTGCTGCACAGCGATGGTCAGGAGACATCGATTGTTACCGAGCGGGAAGCTGCACCATGA